Proteins found in one Amycolatopsis aidingensis genomic segment:
- a CDS encoding carboxyl transferase domain-containing protein: MSGGVADRPVLASSADPGTEAYARNEAAHAELAADLRARLALARQGGSEKARARHVERGKLLPRDRVDALLDPGSPFLELSPLAATGMYSDEAPSAGIITGIGRVSGRECVIVANDATVKGGTYYPITVKKHLRAQEVALHNNLPCIYLVDSGGAFLPRQDEVFPDREHFGRIFYNQATMSARGIPQIAAVLGSCTAGGAYVPAMSDEAVIVREQGTIFLGGPPLVKAATGEVVTAEELGGGDVHARSSGVTDHLATDDAHALRIVRSIVSTLGPRPPRPWQVLPVEEPAVDPAQLYGMVPTDSRTPYDVREVVARIVDGSRFAEFKKEYGATLVTGFAQVHGHPVGIVANNGVLFAESAMKGAHFIELCDQRSIPLLFLQNITGFMVGKDYEAGGIAKHGAKMVTAVACARVPKLTVIIGGSFGAGNYSMCGRAYSPRFLWMWPNARISVMGGEQAASVLSTVRRDAIEARGEEWSSAEEEAFKEPIRAQYEEQGSPYYSTARLWDDGVIDPADTRTVVGLALSAAANAPLDPVSYGVFRM, translated from the coding sequence TTGTCAGGAGGCGTAGCGGACCGGCCGGTGCTGGCCAGTTCCGCCGACCCCGGAACCGAGGCCTACGCCCGCAACGAGGCCGCCCATGCCGAGCTGGCCGCGGACCTGCGCGCCCGGCTTGCGCTGGCGCGCCAGGGCGGTTCGGAGAAGGCGCGCGCCCGGCACGTGGAACGCGGCAAGCTGCTGCCCCGCGACCGGGTGGACGCCCTGCTGGATCCCGGATCACCGTTCCTCGAGTTGTCCCCGCTCGCCGCGACCGGGATGTACTCCGATGAGGCGCCGTCGGCCGGCATCATCACCGGCATCGGCCGGGTGTCCGGGCGGGAATGCGTGATCGTGGCCAATGACGCCACGGTGAAGGGCGGCACCTACTACCCGATCACCGTGAAGAAACATCTGCGCGCCCAGGAGGTCGCGCTGCACAACAACCTGCCGTGCATCTACCTGGTGGACTCCGGCGGGGCCTTCCTGCCCCGGCAGGACGAGGTGTTCCCGGACCGCGAGCACTTCGGCCGCATCTTCTACAACCAGGCCACCATGTCCGCCCGTGGCATCCCGCAGATCGCCGCCGTGCTCGGCTCCTGCACCGCGGGCGGCGCCTACGTCCCCGCGATGAGCGACGAGGCGGTGATCGTGCGCGAGCAGGGCACGATCTTCCTCGGCGGCCCGCCACTGGTGAAGGCCGCGACCGGTGAGGTGGTCACCGCGGAGGAACTCGGCGGCGGGGACGTGCACGCCCGCTCCTCAGGGGTCACCGACCATCTCGCCACCGACGACGCGCACGCGCTGCGGATCGTGCGATCCATCGTCTCCACCCTCGGCCCCCGCCCGCCCCGGCCGTGGCAGGTGCTGCCTGTCGAGGAGCCCGCGGTGGACCCGGCGCAGCTCTACGGCATGGTGCCGACCGACTCGCGCACCCCCTACGACGTGCGCGAGGTGGTCGCCCGGATCGTGGACGGTAGCCGGTTCGCCGAGTTCAAGAAGGAGTACGGCGCCACCCTGGTCACCGGGTTCGCCCAGGTGCACGGCCACCCGGTCGGCATCGTGGCGAACAACGGCGTGCTGTTCGCCGAGTCCGCGATGAAGGGAGCGCACTTCATCGAGCTGTGCGACCAGCGCTCGATCCCGCTGCTGTTCCTGCAGAACATCACCGGATTCATGGTCGGAAAGGATTACGAGGCCGGCGGGATCGCCAAACACGGCGCGAAGATGGTCACCGCGGTGGCCTGCGCGCGGGTGCCGAAGCTGACCGTGATCATCGGCGGATCCTTCGGCGCCGGCAACTACTCGATGTGCGGGCGGGCCTACTCGCCCCGGTTCCTGTGGATGTGGCCGAATGCCCGGATCTCGGTGATGGGCGGTGAGCAGGCCGCCTCGGTGCTTTCCACCGTGCGCAGGGACGCCATCGAGGCACGCGGCGAGGAGTGGTCCAGCGCGGAGGAGGAGGCCTTCAAGGAGCCGATCCGCGCTCAGTACGAGGAGCAGGGCAGCCCGTACTACTCCACCGCGCGGCTGTGGGACGACGGGGTGATCGACCCGGCGGACACCCGCACGGTGGTGGGGCTCGCGCTCTCGGCGGCGGCGAACGCGCCGCTGGATCCGGTTTCCTACGGCGTTTTCCGGATGTGA
- a CDS encoding acetyl/propionyl/methylcrotonyl-CoA carboxylase subunit alpha: protein MFDTVLVANRGEIAVRVIATLRRMGIRSVAVYSDADSDARHVHDADLAVRIGPAEAARSYLDSTAIVAAARETGAQAVHPGYGFLAENAGFARACAQAGLVFIGPPAEAIEAMGDKIRAKATVSAAGVPVVPGKSDVDIPAGAIAEAAAEVGYPLLLKPSAGGGGKGMRLVESPDGLAAAVESARREAKASFGDDTLLLERFVTTPRHIEIQVLADGHGGVIHLGERECSLQRRHQKIIEEAPSALLDAGTRARMGAAAVEAARAVGYRGAGTVEFIVSATDASEFFFMEMNTRLQVEHPVTEMVTGLDLVEWQVRVAAGEPLALAQEDVQLDGHAVEARVYAEDPAKGFVPTGGTVLALAEPAGDGVRVDSWMRPGTVVGSSYDPMLAKVIAWGPDRAAALHRLDRALAGTAVLGVPTNVTFLRALLADERVRAGELDTGLVERRIGTLADAAVPAEFFVAAALDQLLALQPAGPVVDPWENPTGWRLGAPGGVVFRLRCGETEAVLRLDGQPEQAMVTMDEGEPAPVSARWSEAGDSLDLHYAGAFRRYRRVRGPQGLWLAREGRCFLIGEWPRLLATQGEVAGTGRLTSPMPGTVLVVKVAEGEQVSAGAPLLVVEAMKMEHTITAPVDGVVSALHVQAGQQVALEELLAVVTPPEEK, encoded by the coding sequence ATGTTCGACACGGTTCTGGTGGCCAACCGCGGGGAGATCGCGGTACGGGTGATCGCCACCCTGCGGCGGATGGGCATCCGCTCGGTCGCGGTCTACAGCGACGCCGACTCCGACGCGCGGCATGTGCACGATGCCGATCTCGCGGTGCGGATCGGCCCGGCCGAGGCGGCCCGCAGTTACCTCGACAGCACGGCGATCGTCGCCGCGGCACGGGAGACCGGGGCGCAGGCCGTGCACCCCGGCTACGGCTTCCTCGCCGAGAACGCCGGGTTCGCCCGCGCCTGCGCGCAGGCGGGACTGGTGTTCATCGGCCCGCCAGCCGAGGCGATCGAGGCGATGGGCGACAAGATCAGGGCCAAGGCCACGGTGTCCGCGGCTGGAGTTCCCGTGGTGCCTGGAAAGTCCGATGTGGACATCCCGGCGGGCGCGATCGCCGAGGCCGCCGCCGAGGTCGGCTACCCGTTGCTGCTCAAGCCTTCCGCCGGTGGGGGCGGCAAGGGTATGCGGCTGGTGGAGTCCCCGGACGGCCTCGCCGCCGCGGTGGAGTCCGCGCGGCGGGAGGCCAAGGCATCCTTCGGGGACGACACCCTGCTGCTGGAACGGTTCGTCACCACCCCGAGGCATATCGAGATCCAGGTGCTCGCCGACGGCCACGGCGGGGTGATCCATCTCGGCGAGCGGGAGTGCAGCCTGCAACGGCGGCACCAGAAGATCATCGAGGAGGCACCTTCGGCCCTGCTGGACGCCGGAACCAGGGCCAGGATGGGCGCCGCCGCGGTGGAGGCCGCGCGTGCGGTCGGCTACCGCGGCGCCGGGACGGTCGAGTTCATCGTCTCCGCCACCGACGCGAGCGAGTTCTTCTTCATGGAGATGAACACTCGCCTGCAGGTGGAGCACCCGGTGACCGAAATGGTGACCGGGCTGGACCTGGTGGAGTGGCAGGTCCGGGTGGCGGCGGGGGAACCGCTGGCGCTGGCGCAGGAGGACGTACAGCTGGACGGGCACGCGGTGGAGGCCAGGGTCTACGCCGAGGATCCCGCCAAGGGTTTCGTGCCCACCGGAGGCACGGTGCTCGCGCTGGCCGAGCCGGCAGGCGACGGCGTGCGGGTGGACTCCTGGATGCGGCCGGGCACCGTGGTCGGCTCGTCCTACGACCCGATGCTGGCCAAGGTGATCGCCTGGGGGCCGGACCGGGCCGCCGCGCTGCACCGGCTGGACCGCGCGCTGGCCGGGACCGCCGTGCTCGGGGTGCCGACGAACGTCACCTTCCTGCGCGCACTGCTCGCCGACGAGCGGGTACGGGCTGGGGAGCTGGACACCGGCCTGGTCGAGCGCCGGATCGGCACGCTGGCGGATGCGGCGGTGCCCGCGGAGTTCTTCGTCGCGGCCGCGCTGGACCAGTTGCTGGCGCTCCAGCCCGCGGGGCCGGTCGTGGACCCCTGGGAGAACCCGACCGGCTGGCGGCTCGGCGCACCCGGCGGGGTCGTGTTCCGGCTGCGCTGCGGGGAGACCGAGGCCGTGCTGCGGCTGGATGGTCAGCCGGAGCAGGCCATGGTGACCATGGACGAGGGCGAACCCGCGCCGGTTTCCGCCCGCTGGAGCGAGGCTGGCGACTCCCTCGACCTGCACTACGCGGGCGCGTTCCGCCGCTACCGGCGGGTGCGGGGCCCGCAGGGCCTGTGGCTGGCCAGGGAGGGGCGGTGCTTCCTGATCGGGGAGTGGCCGCGACTGCTCGCCACCCAGGGCGAGGTCGCCGGGACCGGGCGGCTCACCAGCCCCATGCCCGGAACCGTGCTGGTGGTCAAGGTCGCCGAGGGCGAGCAGGTCAGCGCGGGGGCGCCGCTGCTCGTGGTGGAGGCGATGAAGATGGAGCACACCATCACCGCGCCGGTGGACGGCGTGGTCAGTGCCCTGCACGTCCAGGCCGGCCAACAGGTCGCGCTGGAGGAACTGCTTGCCGTGGTAACCCCACCCGAGGAGAAGTGA
- a CDS encoding SACE_7040 family transcriptional regulator — protein sequence MPPNPDPLVNGEKANRREQILAAAAELFARHGFHGVGIDDIGAAVGISGPALYRHFRSKDAMLGEMLSSISRFLLEGGKARAEQADQAENALAELVRFHVDFALRHPALITVQERNLANLTDPDRKQVRALQRRYVEVWVEAIQSAVRDLDEARARSAAHAVFGLINSTPHSRHLPDEELAGLLGRLALGALHAAR from the coding sequence ATGCCGCCGAACCCCGACCCGCTCGTGAACGGCGAGAAGGCGAACCGCCGCGAGCAGATCCTGGCCGCCGCGGCCGAGCTCTTCGCCCGGCACGGGTTCCACGGCGTCGGCATCGACGACATCGGGGCGGCGGTCGGCATCTCCGGGCCCGCGCTGTACCGGCACTTCCGGAGCAAGGACGCCATGCTCGGCGAGATGCTGAGCTCGATCAGCAGGTTCCTGCTCGAGGGCGGCAAGGCCAGGGCCGAGCAGGCGGACCAGGCGGAGAACGCGCTGGCCGAGCTGGTCCGGTTCCACGTGGACTTCGCCCTGCGGCATCCGGCACTGATCACCGTGCAGGAGCGGAATCTCGCCAACCTCACCGATCCGGACCGCAAGCAGGTGCGCGCGCTGCAACGGCGGTACGTCGAGGTGTGGGTGGAGGCCATCCAGTCGGCGGTGCGTGACCTGGACGAGGCACGTGCCCGCTCCGCCGCGCACGCCGTGTTCGGGCTGATCAACTCCACCCCGCACAGCAGGCACCTGCCGGACGAGGAGCTGGCCGGGCTGCTCGGGCGGCTGGCGCTGGGTGCCCTGCACGCCGCGCGCTAG
- the map gene encoding type I methionyl aminopeptidase, producing the protein MIELKTESELAAMRVAGAVVGEALRAVRAAAGIGVSLRELDEIAAEVLREAGAKSSFLHYHPRSAPAPYPAVLCTSVNDAVVHGIPTDYRLRDGDLLSIDFGAEVDGWNGDAATSFVVGTPDERDLDLIAATERGLAAGIAAAVPGARLGDIGHAIGLVGRAAGYGLVADHGGHGIGRAMHEAPHVPNEGRPGRGMRLRAGMVLAIEPMFTASGRDDYRTAADGWTLHTADGSRAAHAEHTVAITADGPRILTVP; encoded by the coding sequence CTGATCGAACTGAAGACCGAGAGCGAACTGGCGGCCATGCGAGTGGCTGGTGCGGTGGTCGGCGAGGCCCTGCGGGCCGTGCGGGCCGCGGCCGGGATCGGGGTGTCCCTGCGCGAGCTGGACGAGATCGCGGCGGAGGTACTGCGGGAGGCCGGGGCGAAGTCCTCCTTCCTGCACTACCACCCGCGGTCCGCCCCGGCGCCGTATCCCGCCGTGCTGTGCACCAGCGTGAACGACGCCGTGGTGCACGGCATCCCCACCGATTACCGGCTGCGCGATGGCGATCTGCTCAGCATCGACTTCGGCGCCGAGGTGGATGGCTGGAACGGGGACGCGGCGACCAGCTTCGTGGTGGGCACGCCGGACGAGCGGGACCTGGACCTGATCGCCGCCACCGAACGCGGGCTCGCCGCGGGAATCGCGGCCGCCGTGCCGGGGGCGCGGCTGGGCGATATCGGCCACGCGATCGGGCTGGTCGGGCGTGCGGCCGGGTACGGCCTGGTGGCCGATCACGGCGGGCACGGGATCGGCCGCGCGATGCACGAGGCCCCGCATGTGCCCAACGAGGGCAGGCCGGGGCGCGGGATGCGGCTGCGCGCGGGGATGGTGCTCGCGATCGAACCGATGTTCACCGCGAGCGGCCGGGACGACTACCGGACGGCCGCGGACGGCTGGACGCTGCACACCGCGGACGGCAGCAGGGCCGCGCACGCCGAGCACACCGTGGCGATCACCGCGGATGGTCCC
- a CDS encoding acyl-CoA dehydrogenase family protein encodes MIDFRLDDEYEELRKTVREFAQSEVAPVIGGYYEREEFPYDLVSTMAGMGLFGLPFPEEYGGMGGDYFALCLALEELGRVDSSVAITLEAGVSLGAMPIYRFGTEEQRREWLPALCSGEALGAFGLTEPGGGSDAGATRTTAKLVDGEWVLNGSKSFITNSGTDITRLVTVTAVTGQRADGGKDISTIIVPSGTHGFTVAPKYSKVGWNASDTHELSFDDCRVPEANLLGERGRGYAQFLSILDEGRIAIAALGVGLAQGCVDECLRYVGEREAFGRPIGEYQAIQFKIADMELRAHTARLAYYDAAARMLRGERFKKEAAIAKLAASNAAMDNAREATQIFGGYGFMNEFPVGRFYRDAKILEVGEGTSEVQRMLIARELGLR; translated from the coding sequence ATGATCGATTTCCGGCTGGACGACGAGTACGAGGAGCTGCGCAAAACCGTCCGGGAGTTCGCGCAGTCCGAGGTGGCCCCGGTGATCGGCGGGTACTACGAGCGCGAGGAGTTCCCATACGACCTGGTGTCCACAATGGCCGGGATGGGCCTGTTCGGCCTACCGTTCCCCGAGGAGTACGGCGGCATGGGCGGGGACTACTTCGCGCTGTGCCTCGCGCTGGAGGAACTCGGCAGGGTGGACTCCTCGGTGGCGATCACCCTGGAGGCCGGGGTGTCGCTGGGCGCGATGCCGATCTACCGGTTCGGCACCGAGGAGCAGCGGCGGGAGTGGCTGCCCGCACTGTGCTCCGGCGAGGCGCTCGGCGCCTTCGGGCTCACCGAACCCGGTGGCGGATCGGACGCCGGTGCCACCCGCACGACGGCGAAGCTGGTGGACGGCGAGTGGGTGCTCAACGGCAGCAAGTCGTTCATCACCAACTCCGGCACCGACATCACCCGGCTGGTCACCGTCACCGCGGTGACCGGGCAGCGTGCGGACGGTGGTAAGGACATCTCCACCATCATCGTGCCCTCCGGTACCCACGGCTTCACCGTGGCGCCGAAGTACTCCAAGGTCGGCTGGAACGCCTCGGACACCCACGAGCTTTCCTTCGACGACTGCCGGGTGCCGGAGGCGAACCTGCTCGGCGAGCGTGGCCGCGGCTACGCCCAGTTCCTTTCCATCCTGGACGAGGGCCGGATCGCGATCGCGGCGCTTGGCGTCGGTCTCGCCCAGGGCTGTGTTGACGAGTGCCTGCGCTACGTCGGCGAGCGGGAGGCCTTCGGCAGGCCGATCGGGGAGTACCAGGCGATCCAGTTCAAGATCGCCGATATGGAGCTGCGCGCGCACACCGCCCGGCTGGCCTACTACGACGCCGCGGCGCGGATGCTGCGCGGCGAGCGGTTCAAGAAGGAGGCCGCGATCGCCAAGCTGGCCGCATCGAACGCGGCGATGGACAACGCGCGCGAGGCGACCCAGATCTTCGGCGGCTACGGCTTCATGAACGAGTTCCCGGTCGGCCGCTTCTACCGGGACGCCAAGATCCTCGAGGTCGGCGAGGGCACCAGCGAGGTCCAGCGGATGCTCATCGCCCGCGAGCTCGGGCTACGTTAG
- a CDS encoding SGNH/GDSL hydrolase family protein, whose translation MRPLPAQSRLPRTQLPATRSLVLLSVAVLALLGLSSAAVAHEAAAEDYVALGDSYSSGTGAGDYGDSGSCMRSANAYPRLWADAHGAALTFAACSGARTHDVLNNQLGGLDAGTTLVTISVGGNDAGFTDVITTCTLGSDQTCLDRIEEAKDYVHGTLPGLLDNVYDTIEDRAPNAEIIVLGYPRLYQLDGSCSVGLSETKRAAINSAADTLAEVTRQRVAAAGLTFVDLRGPFTGHGICSDDWWLNSLTWPIVESYHPNQEGQALGYLPALNGATG comes from the coding sequence ATGAGGCCGCTCCCTGCACAGTCCCGACTGCCCAGAACACAACTGCCCGCAACCAGATCCCTCGTCCTGCTCTCGGTCGCCGTGCTGGCGTTGCTCGGCTTGTCCTCCGCGGCGGTGGCGCACGAAGCCGCAGCCGAGGACTACGTCGCACTCGGTGACTCCTACTCGTCCGGAACCGGCGCCGGGGACTACGGCGACTCCGGGTCCTGCATGCGCAGCGCCAACGCCTACCCGCGGCTGTGGGCCGATGCGCACGGCGCAGCTCTCACCTTCGCCGCCTGTAGTGGTGCGCGGACGCACGATGTGCTGAACAACCAGCTCGGCGGGCTGGATGCCGGCACGACACTGGTCACGATCTCGGTCGGCGGGAACGACGCCGGCTTCACCGACGTGATCACCACCTGCACCCTCGGCTCGGACCAGACCTGCCTTGACCGGATCGAGGAGGCCAAGGACTACGTCCACGGCACCCTGCCGGGCCTGCTGGACAACGTCTACGACACGATCGAGGACCGGGCGCCCAACGCGGAGATCATCGTGCTGGGCTACCCGCGGCTCTACCAGCTGGACGGCTCCTGCAGCGTCGGGCTGAGCGAGACCAAGCGGGCCGCGATCAACTCGGCCGCGGACACGCTGGCCGAGGTCACCCGGCAGCGGGTGGCCGCGGCCGGGCTCACCTTCGTGGACCTGCGCGGACCGTTCACCGGGCACGGCATCTGCTCTGACGACTGGTGGCTGAACAGCCTGACCTGGCCGATCGTCGAGTCCTATCACCCGAACCAGGAGGGGCAGGCGCTCGGTTACCTGCCCGCCCTGAACGGCGCCACGGGCTGA